One part of the Rhodothermales bacterium genome encodes these proteins:
- a CDS encoding MFS transporter: protein MRARDTEASGIYRLLTRYVSIEPDEVVAVLWSALYFFSLLCGYYILRPMREEMGIAGGIENLDWMFTGTFVAMLAAVPLFGWAAARYRRSRLLPAVYTFFIANIIGFYALFVSDITHAYVARAFFIWVSVFNLFVVSVFWSFMTDVYSNQQARRLFGFIAAGGTLGALAGPALTAALVGRLGTANLLLLSAAFLAIALLCISRVLRWVRLRPVSVEGDGDIGTDNTESDNALGGNIFAGIPLVIRSPYLLGICALILLYTTLATFLYFQQAEIVRDSFADPATRTSVFAGMDFATNLLTVLAQVFLTARIVRRFGIAVTLALIPVGLAAGFLILSFAPVLSVLVVLQVLRRAGNFSIMKPAREMLYVVLGREEKYKAKNFIDTVVYRGGDAVSAWAYSGLQALGLTLSAIAFLAVPLAALWAMISYRLGSE, encoded by the coding sequence ATGCGCGCTCGCGATACGGAGGCTTCAGGAATCTATCGACTGCTGACTCGCTACGTAAGTATCGAGCCGGATGAAGTGGTCGCCGTCCTCTGGTCGGCATTGTACTTCTTCTCACTGCTGTGCGGTTACTACATCTTGCGTCCCATGCGCGAAGAGATGGGCATCGCCGGTGGGATCGAGAATCTCGACTGGATGTTCACGGGGACCTTCGTGGCGATGCTCGCCGCAGTTCCACTTTTCGGCTGGGCTGCCGCGCGATACCGTCGGTCACGCCTCCTTCCGGCCGTCTACACGTTCTTCATTGCGAACATTATCGGCTTCTACGCGCTGTTCGTATCCGACATTACCCATGCCTACGTGGCACGGGCGTTTTTCATCTGGGTCAGTGTCTTCAATCTTTTCGTCGTGTCGGTCTTCTGGAGCTTCATGACAGACGTCTACTCCAATCAGCAGGCGCGGCGACTGTTCGGATTTATCGCAGCAGGCGGAACACTCGGTGCGCTTGCCGGACCCGCGCTGACGGCTGCCCTTGTCGGACGGCTCGGAACCGCCAACCTGCTTCTCCTCTCAGCCGCCTTTCTCGCTATTGCTTTGCTATGCATCAGCCGGGTTCTGCGCTGGGTGCGGCTTCGGCCGGTCTCAGTGGAGGGCGACGGAGATATCGGCACCGACAATACTGAATCGGATAACGCGTTAGGAGGCAATATCTTTGCCGGCATTCCTCTCGTTATACGTTCGCCGTATCTGCTCGGAATCTGCGCGCTGATTCTCCTGTACACAACACTGGCGACCTTCCTCTACTTCCAGCAAGCGGAGATCGTACGCGACAGCTTTGCCGATCCGGCGACACGAACCTCCGTGTTCGCAGGAATGGACTTTGCGACGAATCTTCTGACCGTCCTGGCCCAGGTATTCCTCACGGCCAGGATCGTTCGCAGGTTCGGGATTGCCGTCACCCTTGCACTCATTCCGGTGGGACTTGCGGCGGGTTTCCTGATTCTCTCATTCGCACCCGTTCTCTCCGTACTCGTGGTTTTGCAGGTACTGCGAAGGGCCGGTAACTTCAGTATCATGAAGCCGGCCCGCGAGATGCTCTATGTGGTGCTTGGACGCGAAGAGAAGTACAAAGCCAAGAACTTCATTGACACGGTGGTTTACAGAGGTGGTGACGCAGTCAGTGCCTGGGCGTATTCCGGCCTGCAGGCTCTCGGCCTCACACTGTCCGCCATCGCGTTTCTCGCTGTGCCGCTTGCGGCGCTCTGGGCAATGATCTCGTATCGTCTCGGCTCGGAGAA